The genomic DNA CGGCTTGCAGGCCCGGCGTCATGTCGGTGTCGTATTCTTTGACGGTGGCTCACGCTGTTGATCCAGTATTCGTCGCGCTGGTTCACGCCTCTTGCCGCATAGGCTCCCCTCGTCTCCATGTCGGCGGATGGCGCCTTAAACTTGAGGTACGCGTCGAGTCTCCTCATCCCGGCACTCGGGAGTGGACCGGACCGGCCTGGAACACGTAGAATGCGCCTCCGCGGTGCTCACCCCCTCCACCCGTGAGGGCGTGGGAAACGACAGGGTTGAAACAACAGTGGGCTGACTAGGAAGGGATCGTCATGAGTGTGAAATGTGGAATCGTCGGGCTGCCGAATGTGGGCAAGTCGACCCTGTTCAATGCGTTGACCAAGTCCGGGATCGCAGCCGAGAACTATCCGTTCTGCACGATCGAGCCGAATATCGGCATCGTGGAGGTGCCGGATGCGCGGATGCAGGCGCTGGCGGACATCGTGAAGCCGCAGCGGATGCAGTATGCGACGACCGAATTCGTGGACATCGCAGGGTTAGTGGCCGGAGCCTCGAAAGGGGAAGGCCTGGGCAACCAGTTTTTGGCCACTATTCGCGAGACCGACGGGATTGTGAATGTCGTGCGCTGTTTTGAAGATGACAACGTCGTCCACGTGGCGGGGAAGGTCGATCCGATTTCCGACATCGCGACCATTGTGACGGAACTCGCGCTGGCCGACCTCACCACAGTGGAAAAAGCTCAGGAGCGGAACGTGAAGCTCGTTCGCTCGGGCGATAAAGATGCCGCAAAGCTAGGCGAGTTGCTGGTGCAGGTGGCCGCCTGTTTGAATGAGGGGAAGCCGGCTCGCACCTTGAAACTCGACCCGGCGCAGCGCGCCTTGTTGAAGCCCTTGTGCCTGCTGACGATGAAGCCTGTGATGTATGTGGCCAATGTGGCTGAAAAAGGGTTTGCCAACAATCCGCTGCTGACGCGGGTGGAAGAATATGCTGCGCATGAAGGGGCGCCGGTCGTC from Nitrospira sp. ND1 includes the following:
- the ychF gene encoding redox-regulated ATPase YchF — its product is MSVKCGIVGLPNVGKSTLFNALTKSGIAAENYPFCTIEPNIGIVEVPDARMQALADIVKPQRMQYATTEFVDIAGLVAGASKGEGLGNQFLATIRETDGIVNVVRCFEDDNVVHVAGKVDPISDIATIVTELALADLTTVEKAQERNVKLVRSGDKDAAKLGELLVQVAACLNEGKPARTLKLDPAQRALLKPLCLLTMKPVMYVANVAEKGFANNPLLTRVEEYAAHEGAPVVAICAALESEIAVLSDEEKREFLADIGMTEPGLNRLIRAAYQLLGLQTYFTAGVKEVRAWTIHIGDTAPQAAGVIHGDFEKGFIRAEVIGYNDFIACKGEAGAKEKGKMRLEGKEYVVQDGDVMHFRFNV